The following proteins are encoded in a genomic region of Alnus glutinosa chromosome 8, dhAlnGlut1.1, whole genome shotgun sequence:
- the LOC133875685 gene encoding probable cyclic nucleotide-gated ion channel 16 has translation MHSVHRPLYATSARFRRGFPKSFSLRRKVPWRDLVLEPGSEIVTKWNHVFLVTSLLTLFLDPLYFYLPVIGGPACMQIDVGLGIFVTFLRTVADLFHLLHMLMKFRTAFVAPSSRVFGGGDLVVDPSAIASRYLRSDFLVDLAATLPLPQIVIWFVIPALKNQTAAHSNHTLSLIVLLQYVPRFFVIFPLHRRIIKTTGSIAKTAWAGAVYNLLLYILASHIFGASWYLLSIQRQHQCWSIECKNEMNATHSPSCDPLFLDCQSLGNPERLSWLNATKVLTSCDARNDYYFQFGMFADAFTNDVASAMFIEKYFYCLWWGLRSLSSYGQSLVTSTFSGETLFSILISISGLVLFSHLIGNMQNYLQSTTARLEEWRVRRRDTEEWMRHRQLPPELQERVRRFVQYKWLATRGVDEESILRSLPLDLRRQIQRHLCLALVRRVPFFAQMDHQLLDAICERLVSSLNTKDTYIIREGDPVNEMLFIIRGQLESSTTDGGRSGFFNSITLRAGDFCGEELLTWALMPTSSLNFPSSTRTVKSLTEVEAFALRAEDLKFVASQFKRLHSKKLQHAFRYYSHQWRTWGACFIQVAWRRWMKRKKEMELARQEGFYYTHNLEQDFNFRDGSGADYEDSGADGLADHENANNARHLGATILASKFAANTRRGVQHKSDPTSLQMPKLFKPEEPDFSADTEDS, from the exons ATGCATAGCGTCCACCGCCCCCTCTACGCCACCTCCGCTCGTTTCCGCCGTGGCTTCCCCAAGTCCTTCTCGCTCCGGCGCAAGGTCCCTTGGCGGGACCTGGTCCTGGAACCGGGGTCAGAGATCGTCACCAAATGGAACCACGTCTTCCTCGTGACCTCCCTCCTCACCTTGTTCCTCGACCCTCTCTACTTCTACCTTCCCGTCATCGGCGGTCCAGCCTGCATGCAGATCGACGTGGGCCTTGGCATCTTCGTCACCTTCCTCAGGACCGTTGCCGACCTCTTCCACCTGCTCCACATGCTCATGAAGTTTCGCACCGCCTTTGTGGCTCCCAGCTCTCGGGTCTTTGGCGGCGGCGACCTTGTCGTCGACCCGTCTGCCATCGCCTCCCGGTATCTCAGGTCCGATTTTTTGGTTGATCTCGCTGCCACGCTGCCTCTTCCACAG ATAGTCATATGGTTCGTAATTCCAGCGTTGAAAAACCAAACAGCTGCTCATTCGAACCACACGCTTTCTCTGATTGTTCTCCTTCAGTATGTTCCTcggttttttgttatttttcctttGCACCGGCGGATCATCAAAACCACCGGATCTATAGCCAAGACTGCTTGGGCAGGGGCAGTGTACAATCTCCTTCTCTATATTTTAGCTAGCCAT ATTTTCGGAGCTTCGTGGTATTTGCTTTCCATTCAGCGGCAGCATCAGTGCTGGAGCATAGAGTGCAAAAATGAGATGAATGCCACACACTCTCCGTCTTGTGATCCTCTGTTTCTTGATTGCCAGAGTTTGGGCAATCCCGAACGGCTTTCTTGGCTGAATGCCACTAAAGTTCTCACTAGCTGTGATGCTCGAAACGATTACTATTTTCAGTTTGGAATGTTTGCCGATGCCTTTACTAATGATGTTGCTTCTGCTATGTTCATTGAGAAGTACTTTTATTGTCTGTGGTGGGGTTTGAGGAGTTTAAG TTCATATGGACAAAGTCTAGTTACAAGCACTTTTAGCGGTGAAACATTGTTCAGCATTCTCATCTCCATATCTGGGCTTGTTCTGTTCTCACACCTCATAGGCAACATGCAG AATTATCTGCAATCTACAACAGCAAGACTAGAAGAATGGAGGGTCAGACGAAGAGATACAGAGGAGTGGATGAGGCACCGTCAACTACCCCCAGAATTGCAGGAACGTGTTCGTCGGTTTGTTCAATACAAATGGCTTGCTACAAGAGGTGTAGATGAAGAATCCATTTTGCGCTCTTTGCCTTTGGACCTTCGTCGTCAAATTCAACGACATCTTTGTCTGGCTCTTGTTCGCCGT GTTCCTTTTTTCGCACAAATGGATCATCAGCTCTTAGATGCCATCTGTGAACGCCTGGTCTCGTCCTTGAATACCAAAGACACATATATCATCCGGGAGGGTGATCCAGTGAACGAGATGCTGTTCATCATCAGAGGGCAGCTGGAGAGCTCCACAACCGATGGTGGAAGGTCAGGATTCTTCAACTCTATAACCCTCAGAGCCGGCGATTTTTGTGGGGAAGAGTTACTGACATGGGCTCTAATGCCCACCTCCAGCCTCAACTTTCCATCATCAACTCGAACAGTCAAATCCCTTACTGAAGTTGAGGCATTTGCACTTCGAGCTGAAGACCTCAAGTTTGTTGCCAGCCAGTTCAAGCGCCTGCATAGCAAGAAACTCCAGCATGCTTTCAGGTACTACTCCCACCAGTGGAGAACTTGGGGAGCTTGCTTTATACAAGTTGCATGGAGACGTTggatgaaaagaaagaaggaaatggAGTTGGCAAGACAAGAGGGCTTCTATTATACACATAATTTGGAACAAGACTTTAACTTTAGGGATGGATCAGGCGCAGATTATGAGGATAGTGGTGCTGATGGCTTGGCAGATCATGAAAATGCAAATAATGCGCGCCACTTGGGAGCTACAATTTTGGCTTCAAAATTTGCTGCAAACACCAGAAGAGGGGTTCAACACAAGTCTGATCCAACCAGCTTACAGATGCCCAAGCTGTTTAAGCCAGAGGAACCTGATTTCTCAGCGGACACTGAAGATAGTTGA
- the LOC133876386 gene encoding uncharacterized protein LOC133876386 isoform X1 yields the protein MYNLSKPNFVLVVLRAAPQTLAGEWRQWRAMPGPGPHLMYAMGSGLALTSVTNGRFSPHHTLTYALNAFFGPDIGSFSEWLATTLGFGRTLASDLADVIHHPFYYVLILGLPLCFLYSRVSRALIQKGVLDSVSGVPLTKKQCLLLVSAGSLTHFFLDHLFEENGHSTMYSWILSTGWWESRAPINPDAVVVVGFLCICLIGGFIYINRMKSLKSTRKQSYQSMKLILIIASLYCLWCASQLYWANPRRPAVGEEADLGVLVFLATYFFLPHCLCILSMYPKDLEKEQLPL from the exons ATGTACAACCTTTCCAAGCCAAACTTTGTGCTCGTGGTGTTGCGCGCTGCACCGCAGACACTAGCTGGCGAGTGGCGACAGTGGCGAGCAATGCCAGGCCCAGGGCCGCACCTGATGTACGCCATGGGCTCGGGCCTGGCCCTCACGTCCGTCACCAACGGCCGCTTCAGCCCCCACCACACGCTCACCTACGCCCTCAACGCCTTCTTCGGCCCCGACATCGGCTCCTTCTCCGAGTGGCTCGCCACCACCCTTGGCTTCGGCCGAACCTTGGCCTCCGATCTAGCCGATGTCATCCACCACCCCTTTTACTACGTCCTGATTCTTGGGCTCCCTTTGTGTTTTCTCTACTCTAGGGTCTCCAGGGCTTTGATCCAAAAAGGGGTTCTCGATTCAGTGTCTGGG GTGCCACTTACTAAGAAGCAATGCTTATTGTTGGTCTCGGCAGGTTCTTTAACGCACTTTTTCCTGGACCACTTGTTCGAG GAAAATGGGCATTCAACGATGTATAGTTGGATATTGAGCACTGGTTGGTGGGAGAGCCGAGCACCTATCAATCCAGATGCCGTTGTTGTAGTCGGCTTCTTATGCATTTGCTTAATTGGTGGCTTTATTTACATCAAcag AATGAAGTCCTTAAAGTCCACCAGAAAACAATCATATCAATCAATGAAACTTATACTGATCATAGCAAGCCTGTACTGCTTATGGTGTGCTAGTCAATTATACTGGGCAAATCCTCGTCGGCCAGCAGTTGGTGAAGAGGCTGACCTTGGAGTTCTTGTCTTTTTAGCCACTTACTTTTTTCTCCCTCACTGTTTGTGTATTTTGTCCATGTACCCTAAAGATCTTGAAAAAGAACAACTTCCCCTTTAA
- the LOC133875631 gene encoding spermidine synthase 1-like isoform X2, which translates to MTSIVSAAFSKDLFSKTPKEDDVLISNGENEVSALPAVTAEMLGENRCSGDLKHPTIPGWFSEDCPIWPGQAHFLKVEKILFQGSSKYQSMMVFQVLLIGGGDGGILREISRHSSIEQIDICEIDMMLVDVYKKFFPDIAVGYQDPRVTLHVRDGISFLETNPGGNYDAIIVDAFDPIRTDHELFETSFFELVTKSLRPGGVLCIQAESIWFHSLDIEELVTKCRQIFKGSVEYAWTIVPAYPSGVIGFLLCSTEGPPINFKNAINPIDRNESYGVAKGPLKFYNSEVHSAAFCLPSFAKKVMAPKPKVGSTMNGVVVNRWRKVVNYLEWVSPTHREG; encoded by the exons ATGACTAGCATTGTTTCTGCCGCATTCTCGAAGGATTTGTTCTCAAAAACCCCAAAAGAAGATGACGTTCTGATCAGCAATGGCGAAAATGAAGTCTCTGCTCTACCAGCTGTCACTGCTGAAATGTTAGGGGAGAACAGATGCTCTGGGGATTTAAAACATCCTACTATTCCCGGTTGGTTTTCTGAGGATTGTCCAATATGGCCAG GGCAAGCACACTTTTTAAAAGTAgagaaaatattatttcaagGATCGTCCAAGTACCAAAGTATGATGGTGTTTCAG GTATTGCTTATTGGAGGAGGAGATGGCGGTATCCTACGAGAAATCTCTCGCCACTCTTCTATTGAGCAGATTGATATCTGTGAAATAGACATGATGTTGGTTGAT GTGTATAAGAAGTTCTTCCCGGATATTGCAGTCGGATACCAGGACCCTCGTGTGACACTTCATGTTAGAGATG GAATTTCATTTTTGGAGACTAATCCGGGAGGAAATTATGATGCAATAATAGTGGACGCATTCGACCCaataa GGACTGATCATGAGCTGTTTGAAACCTCATTCTTTGAATTGGTGACAAAATCTCTCCGTCCGGGGGGAGTGTTGTGCATCCAAGCAGAGAGCATATGGTTTCACTCCCTTGACATCGAAGAACTTGTCACAAAATGTCGCCAAATATTTAAAGGCTCGGTCGAATATGCATGGACAATTGTTCCTGCATATcccag TGGGGTTATTGGCTTCTTGCTTTGCTCCACCGAGGGGCCGCCCATCAACTTCAAAAATGCAATCAACCCAATTGATCGGAATGAGAGTTATGGCGTAGCAAAAGGGCCCCTGAAGTTTTACAACTCAGAG GTACATTCAGCAGCCTTTTGTTTGCCATCCTTTGCTAAGAAGGTGATGGCTCCAAAGCCCAAAGTTGGTAGCACCATGAATGGAGTTG TTGTCAACAGATGGCGCAAGGTTGTTAATTATCTTGAATGGGTCTCTCCAACTCACAGAGAGGGATGA
- the LOC133874745 gene encoding probable alpha,alpha-trehalose-phosphate synthase [UDP-forming] 9 — MVSRSYMSLLELASGDMLNFPQTPRTLPSVMTVPGIIPDIDVGESNNEDLDVPSPGTYQKKIIVANFLPLHAQKDPESGRWCFSFDEDSLYLQLKDGFSSDTGVVYVGSLKVDVDASEQDEVSQKLLEEFNCVPTFLPPDLQKKFYHGFCKQYLWTLFHYMLPMCPDHSNRFDRMLWHAYVSANKIFADKVMEVINPENDYVWVHDYHLMVLPTFLRKRFARVKLGFFLHSPFPSSEIYRTLPVRDEILKALLNADLVGFHTFDYARHFLSCCSRMLGLEYESKRGHIGLEYFGRTVYIKILPAGIHMGRLEYALDHHTSSIKAKEIQKQFKGKKLILGVDDMDIFKGISLKLLAMEQLLQQHQELRGKLVLVQIVNPARSSGKDVQEAKRETYMTTRRINEVFGFPGYEPVVLIDRKVPTYEKTAYYALADCCIVNAVRDGMNLVPYKYIVCRQGTQKMDEALGIASSSPRASTLVVSEFIGCSPSLSGAIRVNPWDIDAVADALNLAITMPDLEKQLRHEKHFRYINSHDVAYWSRSFLQDLERACKDHYSKRCWGIGFGLSFRILSLSPSFRKLSVDHIVSAYKRTKRRAIFLDYDGTMVPHASIVKTPTPEVISVLNNLCDDPNNTVFIVSGRGQTSLAEWFAQCENLGIAAEHGYFIRWSKTSNWETNPIATDFDWKRIAEPVMRSYTETTDGSYIEAKESALVWHHQDADPDFGSCQAKELLDHLENVLANEPVVVKRGQHIVEVKPQGVTKGLVAEKVLSSMISNKKPLDFVMCIGDDRSDEDMFESISTTAYSSCLPAAPEIFACTVGQKPSKARFYLDDTVDVVTLLQGLATASSIKPRFSTEIQVSFQNTA; from the exons ATGGTATCAAGGTCTTACATGAGTTTGTTGGAATTGGCATCTGGGGACATGTTGAATTTCCCTCAGACTCCTAGAACCCTTCCGAGTGTGATGACCGTTCCAGGAATCATTCCTGACATAGATGTTGGTGAAAGTAATAATGAAGATTTAGATGTTCCCTCCCCTGgaacttatcaaaagaaaattatagtgGCAAATTTTCTCCCTCTACATGCTCAAAAGGATCCAGAATCTGGGAGATGGTGCTTTAGTTTTGATGAGGATTCACTTTATTTACAACTGAAGGATGGTTTCTCATCTGACACTGGCGTTGTTTATGTGGGATCTCTGAAGGTTGACGTAGATGCAAGTGAGCAAGATGAagtttcccagaaactgctggAGGAGTTTAATTGTGTGCCCACATTCCTTCCCCCAGACCTCCAGAAAAAGTTTTATCATGGGTTCTGTAAGCAATATCTGTGGACCCTTTTTCACTACATGCTACCCATGTGCCCAGACCACAGCAATCGCTTTGACCGGATGCTTTGGCATGCCTACGTTTCTGCCAATAAGATATTTGCAGATAAGGTTATGGAGGTGATCAATCCTGAAAATGATTACGTATGGGTTCATGACTATCACCTTATGGTTCTCCCTACATTTTTGAGAAAGCGTTTCGCTCGAGTCAAGCTTGGCTTCTTCCTCCATAGCCCATTTCCTTCATCAGAAATCTACAGGACTCTGCCTGTCAGAGATGAAATTCTGAAAGCATTGCTTAATGCAGATTTGGTTGGTTTTCATACATTTGATTATGCTCgccattttctctcttgttgcAGTAGAATGCTAGGCTTGGAGTATGAATCTAAGCGGGGCCACATTGGACTTGAATATTTTGGACGCACTGTGTATATCAAAATTTTGCCTGCAGGAATTCATATGGGACGACTTGAATATGCACTGGACCACCATACTTCTTCTATCAAGGCCAAGGAGATCCAGAAGCAATTCAAGGGGAAAAAGCTTATTCTTGGTGTCGATGACATGGACATATTCAAAGGCATCAGTCTAAAATTATTAGCCATGGAACAGCTTTTGCAGCAGCATCAAGAGTTGCGGGGCAAACTTGTTCTGGTACAAATTGTAAATCCTGCAAGGAGCTCAGGGAAGGATGTTCAGGAAGCAAAAAGGGAGACATATATGACTACCAGAAGGATAAATGAGGTTTTTGGTTTTCCAGGTTATGAACCAGTTGTTCTGATTGACCGTAAGGTCCCTACCTATGAGAAGACTGCCTATTATGCTTTGGCAGACTGTTGCATCGTCAATGCTGTGAGGGATGGTATGAACCTAGTCCCATACAAGTATATTGTTTGTAGGCAAGGGACTCAAAAAATGGATGAAGCTCTGGGAATTGCCTCTAGCTCTCCTCGTGCTAGTACACTTGTTGTTTCAGAGTTCATAGGATGCTCACCATCACTAAGTGGGGCAATTAGGGTGAACCCATGGGATATTGATGCTGTTGCGGATGCACTAAATTTGGCCATCACTATGCCTGATTTAGAGAAGCAGTTGCGGCATGAGAAGCACTTCCGCTACATTAATTCTCATGATGTTGCTTATTGGTCCCGCAGTTTTTTGCAGGATTTGGAGCGAGCATGCAAAGATCACTATAGTAAACGTTGCTGGGGCATTGGATTTGGTTTGAGTTTCAGGATTTTGTCCCTCTCTCCGAGTTTTCGGAAGCTATCTGTTGACCATATTGTCTCTGCATATAAGAGGACAAAAAGAAGAgcaatatttttggattatgaTGGAACAATGGTTCCCCACGCTTCAATTGTTAAAACCCCGACTCCTGAAGTAATCTCTGTTCTGAACAACCTATGTGATGACCCTAACAACACTGTGTTTATTGTTAGTGGTAGGGGGCAAACCTCACTTGCTGAATGGTTTGCTCAATGTGAGAATCTGGGAATTGCGGCTGAGCATGGATACTTCATAAG GTGGAGTAAGACATCAAATTGGGAAACCAATCCCATAGCCACAGATTTTGATTGGAAAAGAATTGCAGAACCTGTAATGAGATCGTACACAGAGACAACTGATGGCTCCTATATAGAGGCCAAGGAGAGTGCCTTGGTATGGCACCATCAAGATGCCGATCCTGACTTTGGATCTTGCCAGGCTAAGGAGCTTTTGGATCATCTTGAAAATGTCCTTGCCAATGAGCCTGTAGTTGTTAAGAGGGGACAGCATATTGTTGAAGTAAAGCCACAG GGTGTTACCAAAGGGTTAGTTGCAGAGAAAGTTCTCTCCTCAATGATCAGTAATAAGAAACCACTGGATTTTGTGATGTGCATTGGTGATGATAGATCTGATGAGGACATGTTTGAAAGCATTTCAACCACAGCCTATAGCTCATGTCTCCCTGCAGCTCCGGAGATCTTTGCATGCACCGTTGGCCAAAAACCAAGCAAAGCTAGATTCTATCTTGACGATACTGTGGATGTCGTGACATTGCTTCAAGGCCTGGCCACTGCTTCAAGCATCAAGCCAAGGTTTAGTACAGAAATTCAagtttctttccaaaatactGCTTGA
- the LOC133876386 gene encoding uncharacterized protein LOC133876386 isoform X2: MYNLSKPNFVLVVLRAAPQTLAGEWRQWRAMPGPGPHLMYAMGSGLALTSVTNGRFSPHHTLTYALNAFFGPDIGSFSEWLATTLGFGRTLASDLADVIHHPFYYVLILGLPLCFLYSRVSRALIQKGVLDSVSGVPLTKKQCLLLVSAGSLTHFFLDHLFENEVLKVHQKTIISINETYTDHSKPVLLMVC, translated from the exons ATGTACAACCTTTCCAAGCCAAACTTTGTGCTCGTGGTGTTGCGCGCTGCACCGCAGACACTAGCTGGCGAGTGGCGACAGTGGCGAGCAATGCCAGGCCCAGGGCCGCACCTGATGTACGCCATGGGCTCGGGCCTGGCCCTCACGTCCGTCACCAACGGCCGCTTCAGCCCCCACCACACGCTCACCTACGCCCTCAACGCCTTCTTCGGCCCCGACATCGGCTCCTTCTCCGAGTGGCTCGCCACCACCCTTGGCTTCGGCCGAACCTTGGCCTCCGATCTAGCCGATGTCATCCACCACCCCTTTTACTACGTCCTGATTCTTGGGCTCCCTTTGTGTTTTCTCTACTCTAGGGTCTCCAGGGCTTTGATCCAAAAAGGGGTTCTCGATTCAGTGTCTGGG GTGCCACTTACTAAGAAGCAATGCTTATTGTTGGTCTCGGCAGGTTCTTTAACGCACTTTTTCCTGGACCACTTGTTCGAG AATGAAGTCCTTAAAGTCCACCAGAAAACAATCATATCAATCAATGAAACTTATACTGATCATAGCAAGCCTGTACTGCTTATGGTGTGCTAG
- the LOC133875631 gene encoding spermidine synthase 1-like isoform X1 — protein sequence MTSIVSAAFSKDLFSKTPKEDDVLISNGENEVSALPAVTAEMLGENRCSGDLKHPTIPGWFSEDCPIWPGQAHFLKVEKILFQGSSKYQSMMVFQSSAYGKVFVLDGALQLTEKDECAYQEMITHLPLCSIPKPSKVLLIGGGDGGILREISRHSSIEQIDICEIDMMLVDVYKKFFPDIAVGYQDPRVTLHVRDGISFLETNPGGNYDAIIVDAFDPIRTDHELFETSFFELVTKSLRPGGVLCIQAESIWFHSLDIEELVTKCRQIFKGSVEYAWTIVPAYPSGVIGFLLCSTEGPPINFKNAINPIDRNESYGVAKGPLKFYNSEVHSAAFCLPSFAKKVMAPKPKVGSTMNGVVVNRWRKVVNYLEWVSPTHREG from the exons ATGACTAGCATTGTTTCTGCCGCATTCTCGAAGGATTTGTTCTCAAAAACCCCAAAAGAAGATGACGTTCTGATCAGCAATGGCGAAAATGAAGTCTCTGCTCTACCAGCTGTCACTGCTGAAATGTTAGGGGAGAACAGATGCTCTGGGGATTTAAAACATCCTACTATTCCCGGTTGGTTTTCTGAGGATTGTCCAATATGGCCAG GGCAAGCACACTTTTTAAAAGTAgagaaaatattatttcaagGATCGTCCAAGTACCAAAGTATGATGGTGTTTCAG TCATCAGCCTATGGTAAGGTTTTCGTTCTCGATGGAGCCTTACAACTTACCGAGAAAGATGAATGTGCTTACCAAGAAATGATTACCCACCTTCCACTTTGCTCTATTCCAAAGCCAAGCAAG GTATTGCTTATTGGAGGAGGAGATGGCGGTATCCTACGAGAAATCTCTCGCCACTCTTCTATTGAGCAGATTGATATCTGTGAAATAGACATGATGTTGGTTGAT GTGTATAAGAAGTTCTTCCCGGATATTGCAGTCGGATACCAGGACCCTCGTGTGACACTTCATGTTAGAGATG GAATTTCATTTTTGGAGACTAATCCGGGAGGAAATTATGATGCAATAATAGTGGACGCATTCGACCCaataa GGACTGATCATGAGCTGTTTGAAACCTCATTCTTTGAATTGGTGACAAAATCTCTCCGTCCGGGGGGAGTGTTGTGCATCCAAGCAGAGAGCATATGGTTTCACTCCCTTGACATCGAAGAACTTGTCACAAAATGTCGCCAAATATTTAAAGGCTCGGTCGAATATGCATGGACAATTGTTCCTGCATATcccag TGGGGTTATTGGCTTCTTGCTTTGCTCCACCGAGGGGCCGCCCATCAACTTCAAAAATGCAATCAACCCAATTGATCGGAATGAGAGTTATGGCGTAGCAAAAGGGCCCCTGAAGTTTTACAACTCAGAG GTACATTCAGCAGCCTTTTGTTTGCCATCCTTTGCTAAGAAGGTGATGGCTCCAAAGCCCAAAGTTGGTAGCACCATGAATGGAGTTG TTGTCAACAGATGGCGCAAGGTTGTTAATTATCTTGAATGGGTCTCTCCAACTCACAGAGAGGGATGA